From Hoplias malabaricus isolate fHopMal1 chromosome 11, fHopMal1.hap1, whole genome shotgun sequence, a single genomic window includes:
- the clasrp gene encoding CLK4-associating serine/arginine rich protein isoform X1, translated as MWQEARKHERKLRGMMVDYKRRGERRREYYEKIKKDPAQFLQVHGRAYKIHLDSAVALAAESPVNMMPWQGDTNNMIDRFDVRAHLDYIPTFTPSLLNNSTPEQESEERKCNYERYRGLVQNDFANISEEQCLYQIYVDELYGGLQKPNEDEKKKLAEKKAQIGYTYEDSTVTESDVTSEKGDKDNSENSESEEDEVIPDIDVEVDVDELTPEQVIEVNKMATPYGMAEGDFVWMLRKDKEEVEAIKHAKALEAEKAMYSGRRSRRQRREFREKYMKGRQISPPSYARRDSPTYDPYKRPQSESSSESRSRSRSPGNDKITFITSFGGSDEEATVPSQAPPAAQSSHTTSNPAGHSRGSRRRRSSSSCSSYSSRSSSRRSSRSSSRSRRGRRDRGGRDRDGRRSRSHSRSRRRSDSRSRQRGGGGSSRRRYDYTRSRSTDRDRDRDRGRHYTGRRRTRSRTRSRSVDRGRRGGRSSGYRRGGASSSPSPSQSLPTSRSPSLSSRSTQPAANALSDKLRKPDTPGGKETGAAKPKMTPQEKLKLRMQKALNKQSKADKKAAQVKIQQQEHKRQEREGVLRAMARKIRMKERERREKERDEWERQYRRQSHSPSPNAKYSRDYSSSRRRSRSRSRSPRYRY; from the exons ATGTGGCAGGAGGCCCGCAAACATGAGCGCAAGTTGCGCGGTATGATGGTGGACTACAAGCGCCGTGGGGAACGACGGCGGGAATACTATGAGAAAATC AAAAAGGACCCAGCCCAGTTCCTTCAGGTTCATGGCCGTGCTTATAAAATCCACCTAGATTCGGCCGTCGCTCTGGCGGCTGAGAGTCCGGTCAATAT GATGCCCTGGCAAGGTGACACCAACAATATGATCGACAGGTTTGATGTGAGGGCGCACTTAGACTACATCCCCACGTTCACACCTTCCCTCCTAAACAACAG TACCCCTGAGCAGGAGTCTGAGGAGAGGAAGTGCAATTATGAACGTTACAGAGGTCTAGTGCAGAATGATTTTGCAAACA TTTCTGAGGAGCAGTGTTTGTACCAGATCTATGTGGACGAGCTGTATGGTGGCTTACAAAAACCAAACGAGGACGAGAAGAAAAA ACTTGCTGAAAAGAAGGCTCAGATCGGGTACACGTATGAGGACAGCACAGTGACGGAATCGGACGTAACGTCGGAGAAAGGAGACAAAGATAACTCTGAGAACAGCGAGTCTGAAGAAGACGAGGTCATCCCTGATATTG ATGTTGAGGTGGATGTTGATGAGCTGACTCCAGAGCAGGTGATAGAAGTGAACAAGATGGCCACACCTTATGGAATGGCGGAGGGAGATTTTGTGTG GATGTTGAGAAAGGACAAGGAGGAAGTGGAGGCCATAAAACATGCCAAAGCGCTAGAGGCCGAGAAGGCTATGTACTCG gGCCGGCGCTCCCGCAGGCAGAGGAGAGAGTTCCGGGAGAAATATATGAAAGGCAGACAGATCAGTCCGCCCAG TTACGCCAGAAGAGACAGTCCAACCTATGACCCCTACAAACG TCCCCAGTCTGAGTcgagttcagagtcgcggtccCGCTCACGATCCCCAGGAAACGATAAAATCACCTTCATCACCAGCTTTGGCGGTAGTGACGAGGAGGCCACCGTTCCATCACAAGCCCCACCTGCAGCACAGTCAAGCCACACCACTTCCAACCCTGCAGGTCATAGCAGGGGCTCCCG AAGGAGACGGTCTTCCTCCAGCTGTTCTTCTTATTCTTCGCGCTCTTCCTCACGGCGTTCCTCTCGTTCTTCATCTCGGTCTCGACGGGGAAGACGAGATCGAGGgggcagagacagagatggacgCCGCTCGCGTTCTCACTCACGTTCGCGTCGCcggtctgactccagatcacgACAGCGTGGAGGCGGCGGCAGCTCAAGGAGACGCTATGATTACACACGTTCTCGCTCAACTGACCGagacagggacagggacaggGGGAGGCACTATACAGGACGCAGACGAACCAG GTCTCGAACTCGTTCCCGGTCAGTTGACCGCGGTCGCCGGGGTGGACGAAGTTCTGGTTACAGAAGGGGCGGGGCCAGCAGCAGTCCAAGCCCCTCCCAGTCCCTTCCTACAAGCCGCAGCCCCTCCCTTTCTTCTCGGTCAACACAGCCCGCCGCCAATGCCCTTTCTGACAAGCTGAGAAA GCCAGACACTCCGGGTGGTAAAGAGACGGGAGCTGCCAAA CCCAAGATGACCCCCCAAGAAAAGCTCAAGCTTCGCATGCAGAAAGCCCTCAACAAACAAT CCAAGGCGGATAAGAAGGCAGCACAGGTCAAAATCCAGCAGCAGGAGCACAAGCGACAG GAACGAGAAGGAGTGCTAAGAGCAATGGCACGCAAAATACGCATGAA GGAGCGAGAGCGgcgggagaaagagagagacgaaTGGGAAAGGCAGTACAGAAGACAAAGCCATTCACCTTCCCCCAATGCCAAATACA GTCGAGATTACAGCTCATCAAGAAG GAGGTCCCGCTCCAGATCGCGGAGTCCACGTTATCGTTACTGA
- the clasrp gene encoding CLK4-associating serine/arginine rich protein isoform X2: MMPWQGDTNNMIDRFDVRAHLDYIPTFTPSLLNNSTPEQESEERKCNYERYRGLVQNDFANISEEQCLYQIYVDELYGGLQKPNEDEKKKLAEKKAQIGYTYEDSTVTESDVTSEKGDKDNSENSESEEDEVIPDIDVEVDVDELTPEQVIEVNKMATPYGMAEGDFVWMLRKDKEEVEAIKHAKALEAEKAMYSGRRSRRQRREFREKYMKGRQISPPSYARRDSPTYDPYKRPQSESSSESRSRSRSPGNDKITFITSFGGSDEEATVPSQAPPAAQSSHTTSNPAGHSRGSRRRRSSSSCSSYSSRSSSRRSSRSSSRSRRGRRDRGGRDRDGRRSRSHSRSRRRSDSRSRQRGGGGSSRRRYDYTRSRSTDRDRDRDRGRHYTGRRRTRSRTRSRSVDRGRRGGRSSGYRRGGASSSPSPSQSLPTSRSPSLSSRSTQPAANALSDKLRKPDTPGGKETGAAKPKMTPQEKLKLRMQKALNKQSKADKKAAQVKIQQQEHKRQEREGVLRAMARKIRMKERERREKERDEWERQYRRQSHSPSPNAKYSRDYSSSRRRSRSRSRSPRYRY; this comes from the exons AT GATGCCCTGGCAAGGTGACACCAACAATATGATCGACAGGTTTGATGTGAGGGCGCACTTAGACTACATCCCCACGTTCACACCTTCCCTCCTAAACAACAG TACCCCTGAGCAGGAGTCTGAGGAGAGGAAGTGCAATTATGAACGTTACAGAGGTCTAGTGCAGAATGATTTTGCAAACA TTTCTGAGGAGCAGTGTTTGTACCAGATCTATGTGGACGAGCTGTATGGTGGCTTACAAAAACCAAACGAGGACGAGAAGAAAAA ACTTGCTGAAAAGAAGGCTCAGATCGGGTACACGTATGAGGACAGCACAGTGACGGAATCGGACGTAACGTCGGAGAAAGGAGACAAAGATAACTCTGAGAACAGCGAGTCTGAAGAAGACGAGGTCATCCCTGATATTG ATGTTGAGGTGGATGTTGATGAGCTGACTCCAGAGCAGGTGATAGAAGTGAACAAGATGGCCACACCTTATGGAATGGCGGAGGGAGATTTTGTGTG GATGTTGAGAAAGGACAAGGAGGAAGTGGAGGCCATAAAACATGCCAAAGCGCTAGAGGCCGAGAAGGCTATGTACTCG gGCCGGCGCTCCCGCAGGCAGAGGAGAGAGTTCCGGGAGAAATATATGAAAGGCAGACAGATCAGTCCGCCCAG TTACGCCAGAAGAGACAGTCCAACCTATGACCCCTACAAACG TCCCCAGTCTGAGTcgagttcagagtcgcggtccCGCTCACGATCCCCAGGAAACGATAAAATCACCTTCATCACCAGCTTTGGCGGTAGTGACGAGGAGGCCACCGTTCCATCACAAGCCCCACCTGCAGCACAGTCAAGCCACACCACTTCCAACCCTGCAGGTCATAGCAGGGGCTCCCG AAGGAGACGGTCTTCCTCCAGCTGTTCTTCTTATTCTTCGCGCTCTTCCTCACGGCGTTCCTCTCGTTCTTCATCTCGGTCTCGACGGGGAAGACGAGATCGAGGgggcagagacagagatggacgCCGCTCGCGTTCTCACTCACGTTCGCGTCGCcggtctgactccagatcacgACAGCGTGGAGGCGGCGGCAGCTCAAGGAGACGCTATGATTACACACGTTCTCGCTCAACTGACCGagacagggacagggacaggGGGAGGCACTATACAGGACGCAGACGAACCAG GTCTCGAACTCGTTCCCGGTCAGTTGACCGCGGTCGCCGGGGTGGACGAAGTTCTGGTTACAGAAGGGGCGGGGCCAGCAGCAGTCCAAGCCCCTCCCAGTCCCTTCCTACAAGCCGCAGCCCCTCCCTTTCTTCTCGGTCAACACAGCCCGCCGCCAATGCCCTTTCTGACAAGCTGAGAAA GCCAGACACTCCGGGTGGTAAAGAGACGGGAGCTGCCAAA CCCAAGATGACCCCCCAAGAAAAGCTCAAGCTTCGCATGCAGAAAGCCCTCAACAAACAAT CCAAGGCGGATAAGAAGGCAGCACAGGTCAAAATCCAGCAGCAGGAGCACAAGCGACAG GAACGAGAAGGAGTGCTAAGAGCAATGGCACGCAAAATACGCATGAA GGAGCGAGAGCGgcgggagaaagagagagacgaaTGGGAAAGGCAGTACAGAAGACAAAGCCATTCACCTTCCCCCAATGCCAAATACA GTCGAGATTACAGCTCATCAAGAAG GAGGTCCCGCTCCAGATCGCGGAGTCCACGTTATCGTTACTGA
- the siae gene encoding sialate O-acetylesterase isoform X2, with translation MRLNVFILFIFSFISPGSGNGFAFASYYGNHMVLQRAPERAVVWGYSQKGAEVEILLLGPNSKQVNSTPVINGIWKMTLGPVPAGGPYNLSAVEKGSYGASIMFSDIMFGDVWLCGGQSNMAFTLSQVFNASDELEDALKFTDVRVFQAALEQSGKELTDLTRVDVPWSRPMPEILGGKPFTHFSAVCWLFGRYLYKTLQYPIGLVESSWGGTPVEAWSSPRALHVCGLGASVSSVWNNSVLWNAMIHPLLNMTIKGAIFYQGEANAQYHQAKYSCTFPALIDDWRLAFHEGSVGQTAWDFPFGFVQLCTYQKSKVDGFPEIRWHQTADYGFVPNERMKKTFMAVAMDLPDRDSPWGSIHPRDKQEVAFRLVLGARAVAYEEKGVSFQGPYPSSVQNINETFLNITFNQLVKVTISYDIFEICCSKEKKPCDTGSKWLPAPMIKQGSHYILIFTGLCPMDNVWGLRYAWRDWPCAFKSCPVYSADGLLPAPPFTWNRWY, from the exons GTAATGGGTTTGCTTTTGCGTCCTATTACGGGAACCACATGGTGCTACAGAGAGCTCCAGAGAGAGCAGTTGTTTGGGGTTACTCTCAAAAGGGAGCTGAGGTGGAGATATTACTCTTAGGACCTAACAGTAAACAAGTGAACTCTACTCCTGTAATCAATG GTATTTGGAAGATGACTCTGGGGCCAGTGCCGGCCGGTGGCCCCTACAACCTAAGTGCTGTTGAGAAAGGAAGTTATGGGGCTAGTATTATGTTCTCTGACATTATGTTTGGAGACGTGTGGTTGTGTGGTGGTCAGAGCAACATGGCTTTCACCCTCTCACAG GTGTTTAATGCCTCAGATGAACTGGAGGATGCTTTAAAGTTTACAGACGTGAGGGTCTTTCAGGCTGCACTGGAGCAGAGTGGGAAGGAGCTGACGGATCTCACCAGGGTGGACGTTCCCTGGTCTCGTCCGATGCCAG AGATCCTTGGGGGAAAGCCGTTCACTCACTTCTCCGCTGTGTGCTGGTTGTTTGGACGCTACCTGTACAAGACCCTACAGTACCCTATAGGTTTAGTGGAGTCATCCTGGGGTGGGACCCCTGTAGAGGCCTGGTCTTCTCCCAGAGCGCTGCACGTGTGTGGACTCGGGGCATCTGTCAGTAG CGTGTGGAATAATTCAGTGTTATGGAATGCCATGATCCACCCTTTACTCAACATGACCATCAAAGGAGCCATATTTTACCAAG GTGAAGCAAACGCTCAGTACCACCAGGCAAAATACTCCTGCACTTTCCCTGCTCTTATTGACGACTGGAGGCTGGCGTTTCATGAAGGTTCAGTGGGGCAAACTGCTTGGGATTTCCCTTTTGGATTTGTTCAG TTGTGTACGTATCAGAAATCCAAAGTGGATGGATTCCCAGAGATCCGCTGGCACCAGACGGCAGATTATGGCTTCGTTCCTAATGAGCGCATGAAGAAAACCTTCATGGCCGTTGCTATGGACCTACCAGATAGGGACTCACCCTGGGGCAG CATTCACCCTAGGGACAAACAAGAAGTGGCTTTCAGACTGGTGCTAGGAGCCCGAGCTGTAGCCTATGAAGAGAAGGGAGTGTCCTTCCAAGGACCTTATCCCAGCAGTGTTCAGAACATCAACGAAACCTTCCTAAACATCACCTTTAACCAATTGGTCAAAGTCACCATTTCATATGATATCTTTGAG ATCTGCTGCTCTAAAGAAAAGAAACCATGTGATACGGGTTCTAAATGGCTTCCTGCTCCAATGATAAAACAGGGCagtcattatattttaatatttacggGTTTGTGTCCCATGGATAATGTGTGGGGTTTACGTTATGCTTGGCGTGACTGGCCGTGTGCTTTTAAATCGTGTCCGGTCTACAGCGCAGATGGACTCCTACCTGCTCCACCTTTCACTTGGAATCGTTGGTATTGA
- the siae gene encoding sialate O-acetylesterase isoform X1, with amino-acid sequence MRLNVFILFIFSFISPGSGNGFAFASYYGNHMVLQRAPERAVVWGYSQKGAEVEILLLGPNSKQVNSTPVINGIWKMTLGPVPAGGPYNLSAVEKGSYGASIMFSDIMFGDVWLCGGQSNMAFTLSQVFNASDELEDALKFTDVRVFQAALEQSGKELTDLTRVDVPWSRPMPEILGGKPFTHFSAVCWLFGRYLYKTLQYPIGLVESSWGGTPVEAWSSPRALHVCGLGASVSRSVWNNSVLWNAMIHPLLNMTIKGAIFYQGEANAQYHQAKYSCTFPALIDDWRLAFHEGSVGQTAWDFPFGFVQLCTYQKSKVDGFPEIRWHQTADYGFVPNERMKKTFMAVAMDLPDRDSPWGSIHPRDKQEVAFRLVLGARAVAYEEKGVSFQGPYPSSVQNINETFLNITFNQLVKVTISYDIFEICCSKEKKPCDTGSKWLPAPMIKQGSHYILIFTGLCPMDNVWGLRYAWRDWPCAFKSCPVYSADGLLPAPPFTWNRWY; translated from the exons GTAATGGGTTTGCTTTTGCGTCCTATTACGGGAACCACATGGTGCTACAGAGAGCTCCAGAGAGAGCAGTTGTTTGGGGTTACTCTCAAAAGGGAGCTGAGGTGGAGATATTACTCTTAGGACCTAACAGTAAACAAGTGAACTCTACTCCTGTAATCAATG GTATTTGGAAGATGACTCTGGGGCCAGTGCCGGCCGGTGGCCCCTACAACCTAAGTGCTGTTGAGAAAGGAAGTTATGGGGCTAGTATTATGTTCTCTGACATTATGTTTGGAGACGTGTGGTTGTGTGGTGGTCAGAGCAACATGGCTTTCACCCTCTCACAG GTGTTTAATGCCTCAGATGAACTGGAGGATGCTTTAAAGTTTACAGACGTGAGGGTCTTTCAGGCTGCACTGGAGCAGAGTGGGAAGGAGCTGACGGATCTCACCAGGGTGGACGTTCCCTGGTCTCGTCCGATGCCAG AGATCCTTGGGGGAAAGCCGTTCACTCACTTCTCCGCTGTGTGCTGGTTGTTTGGACGCTACCTGTACAAGACCCTACAGTACCCTATAGGTTTAGTGGAGTCATCCTGGGGTGGGACCCCTGTAGAGGCCTGGTCTTCTCCCAGAGCGCTGCACGTGTGTGGACTCGGGGCATCTGTCAGTAG AAGCGTGTGGAATAATTCAGTGTTATGGAATGCCATGATCCACCCTTTACTCAACATGACCATCAAAGGAGCCATATTTTACCAAG GTGAAGCAAACGCTCAGTACCACCAGGCAAAATACTCCTGCACTTTCCCTGCTCTTATTGACGACTGGAGGCTGGCGTTTCATGAAGGTTCAGTGGGGCAAACTGCTTGGGATTTCCCTTTTGGATTTGTTCAG TTGTGTACGTATCAGAAATCCAAAGTGGATGGATTCCCAGAGATCCGCTGGCACCAGACGGCAGATTATGGCTTCGTTCCTAATGAGCGCATGAAGAAAACCTTCATGGCCGTTGCTATGGACCTACCAGATAGGGACTCACCCTGGGGCAG CATTCACCCTAGGGACAAACAAGAAGTGGCTTTCAGACTGGTGCTAGGAGCCCGAGCTGTAGCCTATGAAGAGAAGGGAGTGTCCTTCCAAGGACCTTATCCCAGCAGTGTTCAGAACATCAACGAAACCTTCCTAAACATCACCTTTAACCAATTGGTCAAAGTCACCATTTCATATGATATCTTTGAG ATCTGCTGCTCTAAAGAAAAGAAACCATGTGATACGGGTTCTAAATGGCTTCCTGCTCCAATGATAAAACAGGGCagtcattatattttaatatttacggGTTTGTGTCCCATGGATAATGTGTGGGGTTTACGTTATGCTTGGCGTGACTGGCCGTGTGCTTTTAAATCGTGTCCGGTCTACAGCGCAGATGGACTCCTACCTGCTCCACCTTTCACTTGGAATCGTTGGTATTGA